The Chromatiales bacterium genome segment CGCGCTCCTTCTGCACCACCTCGGCCGGGGCCTTGTCGGCGAAGTTGGGGTTGGCGAGCTTGGCCTCGGTCTTCTCCAGGTTGGACTGGATCTTGCCGATCTCCTTGTCCAGGCGCGCGAGCTCGGCGTCCTTGTCGACCAGGCCGGCCAGCGGGATGAGGATCTTCATCTTGCCGACCAGCGCGGTGGCCGATTCCGGCGCCTCGGCATCGGCGGCCAGCCACTCCACGCCCTCGGGCCTGGCGAGGAAGTTGATGAAGGGGGCGTTGGCCGTGAAGCGGGCCTTGTCGGCCTCGGTCCAGTCCTGCAGCAGCACCGGCAGCGGCTTGCCCGGCGGGATGTCCATCTCCGCGCGGATGCGGCGCATGCCGAGGATGAAGGTCTTCACCCACTCGATGTCCTGCATCGCCTGCGGATCGACCTTGCCTTCGTCCGCCTCGGGGTAGGGCTGCAGCTGGATGGTGTCCCCCCGGCTGCCGGCCAGCGGCGCGATCTGCTGCCAGATCTCCTCGGTGATGTACGGCATGATCGGGTGCATCAGGCGCAGCAGGGTCTCGAGCACGCGCACCAGGGTGCGGCGGGTGCCGCGCTGGGCCGCGGCCGGTGTGTGCTCGTCGAACAGCACCGGCTTGGAGAGTTCCAGGTACCAGTCGCAGTACTCGTGCCAGGTGAACTCGTAGAGCGCCTTGGCGGCCAGATCGAAGCGGTAGTGCTCGATGTGGTCGCGCACCTCGGCCTCGGTCTGTTGCAGCAGGCTCGTGATCCAGCGGTCGGCCAGCGACAGCTCGACCTCGCCCTCGATGCCGGTGGCCGCTCCCGACGTCCTGTCTCCCGTGGCACTTGTACCTCCCTGTACATCGTCCTTCCCTTCCGTCTGCATCAGCACGTAGCGCGCGGCGTTCCACAGCTTGTTGCAGAAGTTGCGGTAGCCCTCGATGCGGTTGAGGTCGAAGCGGATGTCGCGGCCGGTGGAGGCCAGCGAGGCGAAGGTGAAGCGCAGGGCGTCGGTGCCGAAGGCGGGGATGCCGTCGGGGAACTGCTTCTTCGTCGACTTGCGGATCTTGTCGGCCATCTGCGGCTGCATCAGCCCGCTGGTGCGCTTGGCGATCAGGTCGTCGAGCGCGATGCCGTCGATGAGATCGATGGGGTCGAGCACGTTGCCCTTGGACTTGGACATCTTCTGGCCCTCGGCGTCGCGCACCAGGCCGTGGACGTAGATCTCGTGGAAGGGCACGTCGTCCATGAACTTCAGGCCCATCATGATCATGCGGGCCACCCAGAAGAAGATAATGTCGAAGCCCGTGACCAGCACCGAGGTGGGGTAGAAGGCCTTGAGCTCGTCGGTGTTGTCCGGCCAGCCCAGGGTGGAGAAGGGCCAGAGCGCGGAGGAGAACCAGGTGTCGAGCACGTCCTCGTCCTGGGTGAGCACGACGTCGTCGGCAAGCCCGTACTTCGCGCGCGCCTCGGTCTCGTCGTGGGCAACGTAGACCTGGCCGTTCGCGTCGTACCAGGCCGGGATGCGGTGGCCCCACCAGAGCTGGCGGCTGATGCACCAGTCCTCGATGTTCTCCAGCCAGTTGTAGTAGGTCTTGTCCCAGTTCTCGGGCACGAACCTGATGCGCCCGCCGCGCACGGCGTCGATGGCCGGCCGGGTGATGGCCGCACGGCCGCCCGGGCGGCCGTCGTCCTGCTGCTCGCGTGTGAGGTCCACGAACCACTGGTCGGTGAGGTAGGGCTCGATCACCGCACCAGAGCGGTCGCCGCGTGGCACCATCAGCTTGTGGTCGACGACCTTCTCCAGCAGGCCCGCGGCCTCGAGGTCGGCGACGATCTGCCTGCGCGCGTCGTAGCGGTCGAGTCCGCGGTATGCCTCCGGCGCGTTGTCATTGATCTTCGCGTCAATGGTGAAGATGTTGATCTGCGGGAGGTCATGCCGCTGCCCGACCGCGTAGTCGTTGAAGTCGTGCGCGGGGGTGATCTTCACGCAGCCGGTGCCGAACTCGGGGTCGACGTAGTCATCGCCCACGATCGGGATCTCGCGGCCGGTGAGCGGCAGGCGGATCATCCGGCCGATGAGGGACTTGTAGCGTTCGTCCTCCGGGTGCACGGCCACCGCACTGTCGCCGAGCATGGTCTCTGGACGGGTGGTGGCGACCACCAGGTGCCCGGAGCCGTCGGCCAGCGGGTAGCGCATGTGCCACATGTGGCCGTTCTCCTCCTCGGAGACGACCTCCAGGTCGGAGATGGCGGTGTGCAGCACCGGGTCCCAGTTGACCAGGCGCTTGCCGCGGTAGATCAGGCCCTCCTCGTGCAGGCGCACGAAGACCTCGGTGACGGCGCGTGACAGGCCGGCGTCCATGGTGAAGCGTTCGCGGCTCCAGTCCAGCGAGGCGCCCATGCGGCGCAGCTGGCGGGTGATGTGGCCGCCCGATTCCTCCTTCCAGTCCCACACGCGATCCAGGAAGGCCTCGCGGCCGAGGTCGTGGCGCGTCTGGCCGGCGGCGGCGAGCTGGCGTTCCACCACCATCTGCGTGGCGATACCCGCGTGGTCGGTGCCCGCCTGCCACAGCGTGTTGTCGCCCTTCATGCGGTGGTAGCGGATCAGCGCGTCCATGATCGTGTCCTGGAACGCGTGGCCCATGTGCAGCGTGCCGGTGACGTTCGGCGGCGGGATCATGATGCAGTAGGGCTGGCCCTCGCCCTTGGGGGCGAAGTGACCGGCCTGTTCCCAGGTCTGGTACCAGTGCTGCTCGATGGCGTGCGGGTCGTAGGTCTTTTCCATGGATGCGGTCGCGTCAGCGGATCGAATACGGTGTGCCGGCCGGTGTGCCGTCCTGACGGACGCGCGACCGGGGCGCGTAAAGCGGGGAAGTATATCGCAAGCGGGCGGGCGGTTCAGGCCGGCGGTTCGTCGGCCGGGCCGGCGAGCTCCTCGTGCAGCGCGGCCATCACGCGGCCGACGATCTCGTCGCGGGCCTCGCGCAGCTGGCGGGAGAGGGCCTCGTCCACCAGGGCCTCGATGCGCGGCTCCAGGGCGCTGAGCAGGGCGGCGGCATCGATGTCTGCTGCCGGGCCGGAGGTCCCGCTGCGTTCCGGGGCCGCCGGGGAGGCGTCCTCGTACGCCATCCCCAGCCACGCCTCGGCCTCGCGCACGGCCTCGGCGAAGAAGTCGGCATCCTCCGGTTCGGCGGCCGGGGCGTCGGTGGCCGGCTCCGGCTCCAGCTGCATGTCCAGCTGGCCGTCGGTGGCGGGTGCCGGTCTCGGCCGGCTGTGGCTGCCGGGCTGCACCAGGTCGGTGAGGGTGGGGATGTCGGTGTCGCGGTCTCTGGCGGTCATGGGATCACCGGTCGAGTTCGTGGGTGGCGAGCGGGTAGCCCCGGTCGCGGTAGAAGCGGAAACGCTCGCGGCCGAGGCGGCGGGCCGCCTCGTCGCGGTCGATGATCTCGGCCACGCGCTCGAAGCGGCTGAAAAAGCCCGGCACCTCGGGGGCGAGGTTGATGAGCACCTCGCACTCGCCGGTCGGCTCCCAGCACTCGCTGAGGGTGACTGGACAGTCCGCGCCGGCCTCGGTCACGCGCTCGTGCGGCAGGAAGCTGCCGTCGCGAAAGGTCCACAGCAGCTCGTCGAGCATCACGGCCTCCTCGGCGGAGGCGGCGTGCAGGTGCACCCGATGTCCCATGCCCCAGGCCTTTTCCGCCAGCCGGCAGGCCGTGAGGTGGCGGCCTGCCCTGGCGTCATCGCCGAGGATGTAGAAGTCGACGCGGGTCATCGGCCGGTCAGTGCGCCCGTTTGAGCAGCCAGGACATGAGCAGCGGCACCGGCCGGCCGGTGGCGCCCTTGTCCTTGCCGGACTTCCAGGCCGTGCCGGCGATGTCCATGTGCGCCCAGTGGTACTTCTTTGCGAAACGCGAGAGGAAGCAGGCGGCGGTGATGCTGCCGGCCGGGCGACCGCCGATGTTGGCCATGTCGGCGAAGTTGCTGTCCAGCTGTTCCTGGTAGTCGTCCCACAGCGGCAGTTCCCAGGCCGGGTCCACCGCGTCCTTGCCGGCGGTCAGCAGGTCGTTCACCAGTGGGCTGTGGTTGCCGAGCACCGCCGAGGCGACGTGGCCCAGGGCGATGATGCAGGCACCGGTGAGGGTGGCGATGTCCACCACGGCGGCGGGGTGGTACTTCTCCACGGAGGTGAGGGCGTCGCAGAGTACCAGGCGGCCCTCGGCGTCGGTGTTGAGGATCTCCACGGTCTGGCCGGACATCGTGGTGACGATGTCGCCGGGCTTGCTGGCGCGACCGTCGGGCATGTTCTCGGCGGCGGCCACCACGCCGACGATGTTGATCGGCAACTGCAGTTCGCAGACGGCGGTGATCACGCCGAACACGCTGGCGGCACCGCCCATGTCGAACTTCATCTCGTCCATGGCCGCCCCCGGCTTGATGGAGATGCCACCGGTGTCGAAGGTGATGCCCTTGCCCACCAGCACCACCGGTCTGGCATTCTTGTCGCCGCCGCGATAGTCCATGGTGATGAGCTTGGCCGGCTGTTCGCTGCCCTTCGATACGGAGAGCAGGGCGCCCATGCCGAGCTTCTCCATGTCGGTCTCTTCCAGCACCTCGACCTTGAGCTTGCGGAAGGTCTTCTTCAGGCGCTGGGCCTCTTCCGCCAGGTAGGTCGGGGTGCAGATGTTGCCCGGCAGGTTGGCCAGGTCCTTTGCCCGCTTCATGCCGGCGGCGATGGCCATGCCCTCGCGGGCAGCCTGCTCGCCCTTCATCAGCTCGCGGCGGGTGGGTACGTTGAGTACGATCTTCTTCAGCGGCCGTTTGGCCTCGGGCTTCTTCTCGCTCTTGAGCTGGTCGAAGCGGTAGAGCGCATCCTCGGTGTGAATCACGGTCTGGCGGATCTTCCAGGCGCTGTCCGCGCCCTTGACCGCCAGCTCGGTGAGATAGGAGACGGCCTCGGTGGCGCCGCTGGCGTTGACGGCACGCACGGCCGCGACCGTGGCCTTCTGCAGGGCCTTTTCGTCGAATTCGCGCTCGCGGCCGCAGCCGACAACCAGCACGCGGTCACAGAGGGTGTTGGGCAAGTTGTAAAGCCACAGGGTCTGGCCGAGATCGCCCGTGAGGTCGCCGCGGCGCATCAGGGCGCCGATCATGCCCTCGCTGGCCTGGTCGATGGCCTTGGCGGCGGTGGACAGACGCTTGGACTGGAACACGCCGACGATGACACAGGCGCTGCGTTGTTTTTCGGGCGTGCCGCTCTTGATGGCAAATTCCATGGGGGTCTCCTGTTGATCGTGGCGAGGATCGCAGTGGCCGGCACCGGTATGCGGTCTTCCGGCCTGCGTCGATGCGTCCAATTCTAGGGAAAATCCCGGCGAGTTACACGCAAAGGCATGGATTCCGCCCGGGCATTTCCCGCTGGCAGCAGACTCGGCTGCTAGCCATGATCATCGTCGTCGCCGCTCCGGTCGCCAGCAGGCTTGCGTCCGGCGCGTATGTACACGAGTCGGGTGCCCGAGTAGAGGTCGTGTAGCGCCAGGCGATCGGCGCGAACCAGGCTGAGCAGGAAACCGCCACCCAGCAGTGCCCAGGAGACCAGTGCCCAGAGATAGCGCTTGAGCGCATCGCCCCAGCCCAGCCTGCCGCCGTCGAAGCGCTCCACGCGCACGCCCCAGGTCTTCATCCCCAGCGACTGGCCGCCATGGGTCCAGAACCAGCCGTAGAAGACGTACACCACTGCGAGCAGGTAGGCATAAAAGCCAAGACGCAGCAGGAGACTGCCTTCGTAGAAGGCCGGGCGCAGCGCCTGTGCATCGTCCATGGGGGGCGTGAGCAGGACCACGGGTGGGATGCTCGCGATGAAGACCAGGGCGGCAATCAACAACAGATCGTAAACAATGCAGAGCAGACGGCGTACCAGGCCCGCCGTCGGCAGGCTGTCGGTGCTGTGTAGAGTCATGTTTTCGGGAAAAGGCGCTTTATGGATAAAGGGATGCTTGTGTGTTAAATACAATACTGCAAGGGGGGGATTGATAACACAGACAAGCACAATAAATAAGAAAATTTTAATAAACCACTCGGAGGAAATTCCATGAGCGTAGTCTCGGAGCTGATGCACCTGCCCGGCGTCATTGCGGCAGGTGAGTATTCATATCGGGGGGATCGCTATTCCTATGAAGGCAAACTGGACGAGGAAATGGCGCGCATGGCGTCCATCATGTGCCGCGCCACCAGCATGGGGGTGCACATGGAGGGCGGCATACTCGGTGACTACTGCGAAAACTGCGGCCTGGTGCCCGTGAAGGGCTGGGCGGTGAAGGGGCCGCACTTCGCCGTCTGCGTCATGGCGAATGTGTTCTGTTTTCTCGACGCACAGGCCGGTTCATTGAACGAGGCGATGCGCACCCTGCAGCGCAACCTCGCGGATGCGCCGGATAACCTGATCTGAATAACAACAAGCCACATCACAACAACACAACAACACAAATCACCACTGATTCAGGATTGGAGGGAACATGGCTGATCTCGACAAACTCATGGGCCTGCCGGGTGCGATGGCGGCGTTCGAATATTCCGACAAGGGGGAGCTGGTCGCCAGCAAGATCGCTTCGGGGGCCGATCTCAACGAACAGGTACTGGACATGCTGAGTCATGTCTGCGTGGCCAATGTCTCGATTGCCACCATGCAGGCGCGCGGTTGGGAAGGGCTGACCGGCATGAAGGGCTTCTACCCGATCGGCGGCTTCACGCTGATGGGGGTGGACTGGTCTGCCGTGGCCCGCGGTACCCAGGGCGTGGTGCTGAAGAACAGCGACGCGGACTATCAGGCCGCCTACGACGCGCTGGCGTAACGGGGAGGTGGCATGATCAAACGAATGCTGGCATTGGACGGCGTGCAGGTCGTCGTGCATTTTCGCGATGACGGCCAGTTCGTCGAGGGCTATGGCGGGTTGCCGGAAGAGCACATGGTGCGGCTGGCCCGTTTCGCCCATGAATACAAGCGACTCACCCAGGGGAATGCCGATCAGCTTTCCATGTTCACGCAGCGCCGTGGCTGGACACCGCCAAAGGGCTGGATCGTGCATGGACAGGCCATGAGCGTGTGTAGTGTCGGCAACCTGGCATGTGTGATCGACCACACAGGCAATCTGAACGAAATCATGAAGGAACTCGAAGAAGCGTCGAGTTATTGATGTCGTCTCTTGTCATGAAAACGGGCCCGGTCAACCGGGCCCGTTTTTTTTACGCCTGGATAATTCACTGATTGTGTTTGAAAAAAAACTTTTAACACATATACTCGGGGTGAACTTCTTTTTGGGAGACAACCACCAATGGCTGGCGTAAAGAAGGCTGCAACGAAGAAAAAGGCTGCGCGTCGCGCGGCCGGTACCAAGAAGGCGAGCACGAAGAAGTCCACCACGAAAAAGACCGCTACCCGTCGCGCAGGCACGAAGAAGAAGGCGGTGCGCGCAACCACCACGAAGAAAAAGGCTGCGACGAAGAAGAAGGCCGCTGCCAAGAAAAAGGCCGGCGCACGCAAGGGTGGCGCCACCCGGGCACGTAATGCCGCTTCCCGCGAGCGCGCCGCCAAGCAGCGCGAGCTGGTGAAAAACCTGCGCGATACCGTCAAGGCGCTCAAGGCCGAGATGAAGGCGGTCAAGGACCAGGCAAAGGCCGAAGCGAAGCTGTTCAAGGAAGAACTCAATGGCGTCCTCAAGCGCGAACAGGAACTGCTCAAGTTGGGTGAGAAGAAGGCCGCCGAGATGATTCGTCACGGCGAACGCTGGGAAAAGAAACAGATCGCCAGAATCAAGAAGGCGGTCGGCAAGAAAAAGAGCCGTCGCAAGAAAAAGGCGGCATCCTGAGCGATCAGGCAGTAACGAAAAAGGCGGCCCGAACGGGCCGCCTTTTTCGTTGAGCCACAAAAAAATGGTGACAATCGTCTGCTGCTCAGAACAACCCGGCGAACGGAATCACCTCCACCCATTCCCCCGCCTCGACATCCCCCGACTCGCGCGGCAGCGCGATGAAGCAGTTGGCCCGGCTCATGGAGCTCAGCACATGCGAGCCCTGCAGGCCGGTGGTGTCGACGGCGAGCGTACCGTCGTCCGCCTGTGCGAGGATACCGCGCTGGTAGTCCTTGCGTCCCGGCCTTTTCTTCAGGCGGTTCTGTGTGCGTGCCTTCAGCATGAGTGGCGGAACTGGAATGGCACCGGCGCGCTTGAGCAGCGCCGGGCGTGCGAACAGGATGAAGGTGGCCATCACGGATACGGGATTGCCGGGCAGGCCGAAGAACACGGCCTCGCCCAGGCGGCCGAAGGCGAGCGGGCGGCCGGGTTTCATGGCGATCTTCCAGAAATCCACCTTGCCCAGCGCGTCGAGCGTCTGTTTCACGTAGTCGGCATCGCCCACCGAGACGCCGCCGGAGGTGATGACCACGTCGGCATGGGCTGCGGCCTCGGCGAAGGCGGCGCGCACGGCCGCGGGGTCATCCGGGATCACGCCCATGTCGCGGATGATGACCGGCAGGCGCTCGAGCAGGGCGTGCAGGGTATAGCGGTTGCTGTCGTAGATGTCGCCCTCGCCGAGCCTGCTGCCGATGCCCTTGAGTTCGTCGCCGGTGGAAAAGAAGGCCACCACCGGCCGGCGATGGACGTCGATCTCGGCGATACCGAAGGAGGCGAGCAGGCCGATGTCGGCGGCATTCAGCCGGCGGCCGGCCTCGAGTACCACCTCGCCGGCCTGCATGTCCTCGCCGGGATGGCGCACGTTGTCACCCGCCCGCTGCCCCGGCGCGAGGATGATGGTGTCGCCCTGGCGTTGCACGTTTTCCTGCATGACGACGGTGTCGGCCCCCGTGGGGACCACGGCGCCGGTCATGATGCGCACGGCCTGGCCGGCCGCGAGTTCGCCTGCAAAGGGTCTGCCGGCGAAGGACCCGCCGATCACGGCAAGTCGCGCCTCGCCCTCTGCCGGCAGGTCGGCGGATCTCACGGCATAGCCGTCCATCGCCGAGTTGCGGTGGGGCGGTACGTCGAAGGGGGCCGTCACATCGGTGGCGAGCACGCGGTCGAGCGCGGCACGCAGAAAGACGCGTTCGCGGCCGCTCACCGGCTCGACGATGCGGTCGATGAGTGCCTGTGCCTGTTCGACCGTGAGTGAATTCGGATCGTATTCGTCGCAGCCGTGGTTCATGCGGCAGGCCCTTTCCTGAGGTGGTTCATGATGAAGTCGGCCACGCCTGCCGGGTCGTTGATCGACAGCAGTGGCAGCCCGGTGTCGAGCATCTCCGGCGCGTCGGTGGCGATGGCGATGATGTCGCTGTCCGCCGGGTACAACAGCGGCTTGCCGACCTCGCGGCGATGCAGCTCGATCTTGGGGAAGGCCTCGTGCTTGAAGCCCTCGACCAGGATGAGGTCGGCCCGGTCCTGGTCGATGCGGGCGACGAGCTCGGCCAGTTGCGGCTCGCGCGGGCTGTCGAGATCGGTCATCAGCGCCCAGCGGACATCGGAGGTGATGAGCATCTGCGCCGCACCGGCCTTGCGCAGCTCGTAGCTGTCCTTGCCGGGCTGGTCCACGTCGAAGGCATGATGCGCGCGCTTGATCATGGCGATGCGCAGGCCCCGCTCCCGCAGCAGGGGGATGAGCTGCGTGAGCAGGGTGGTCTTGCCCGTGCCGCTGTAGGCGGCAAAGCCGAGCACCGGGATGCGGGCCTGGATGGGGCGATCAGTCATGTCCTGCGAGGTCCTGCGGCGTGTTGATGTTGGTGAAGACGTCCGGCTGGTCGGAAAAGTCTACCGTGACCGGTGCCTGTTCACGAACCCAGGCCTGCACCCGGCGCTCGCCGGCGTCGAGAAAACGGGTCAGCGAGGGGGCGATGCGGGTGCGCAGGAGCGCGAACAGCGGCTGCAGGCGTTCGCCATCCTGCGGCACGGCGAGGCCGGCGGCGGGGGTCGCTTCCAGTGCGGCAGAAAGGCGCGACGGCCAGTCCTGTGGCGGGTGCGGGCAGTCCACGGGCAGCAGGAGCAGCAGCGGCGTGGTCACGACAGCCAGTGCGGCCTCGATGCCGGCCAGCGGACCCGGGTAGTCGGCACGCGTGTCGGCCACCACCCGGCGACCGGTCTGGCCATAGATGTCGAGATGGCGGTTGGCGCTGATGAGGATCTCGTCGCAGCGGCCATCGAGATGGGCCAGGGCGATGTCGATCAGGCGCCGCCCGTCATAGACCACCAGGCCCTTGTCGCGGCCGCCCAGGCGGCTGCCTTGGCCACCGGTGAGGATCAGGGCTGTGAGGGCGTGGGTCGTCATCGGCTTGCGGTTGCGGTTGCGGTCTCGGGCCAGACGCGCGATGCTACCACAATCGCAGGGCCTGAAACGGGAGCGAGAAATGGGCAGAGGATGGCGCAGGCTGGTGTTTCTGACGCTGTTTGCCGTGGGCGGGCTGCTGGCCGTGCAGGCGCAGACGCCGCGCCCGGCCGTGGTGCTCGACATCAAGGGCGCGATCGGTCCGGCCACGGCCGACTACGTGGTGCGCGGGATCGAGCGCGCCGAGGAGCGCGACGCTGCGGTGGTGGTGCTGCGCATGGATACGCCCGGCGGTCTCGACACCTCCATGCGGCAGATGATCAAGGCCATCCTCGGCTCGCGCGTGCCCGTCGCGACCTACGTCTATCCCTCCGGCTCGCGCGCCGCCAGCGCCGGCACCTACATCCTCTACGCCAGTCACGTGGCGGCCATGGCGCCCGCCACCAATCTCGGTTCGGCCACGCCGGTGCAGATCGGTGGCATGCCTGGCATGCCCGAGGAGCCGAAGTCACCGGCAGGGCCCGCCTCCCCGGAGCAGTCGGGTGAGGAGGATAAGCCGGCGGCGGGGGAGGAGTCGAAGGCGCCGAAGCCGGGCGATGGCAGCACCGCCATGGAGCGCAAGGTCATCAACGACGCGGCCGCCTATATCCGCGGCCTGGCCGAGCGGCGTGGCCGCAATGCCGAATGGGCGGAGCGCGCGGTGCGCGAGGCGGTCAACCTCACCGCCGAGGAGGCAGCGGCCCAGAACGTGATCGACCTGGTGGCCGAGGACCTCAGCGACCTGCTGCAGCAGATGCACGGTCGTACGGTGAAGATGGAGATCGGCGGCATCACCCTGGATACCGCCAATGCACCGGTGGAATTCGTCGAGCCCGACTGGCGCTACGAACTGCTGTCCATCATCACCGATCCGAACATCGCCTACATCCTGATGATGATCGGCATCTATGGCCTGATCTTCGAGCTCTCCAACCCGGGTTACGTGCTGCCGGGTGTGGTCGGCGCCATCTGC includes the following:
- a CDS encoding RDD family protein — protein: MTLHSTDSLPTAGLVRRLLCIVYDLLLIAALVFIASIPPVVLLTPPMDDAQALRPAFYEGSLLLRLGFYAYLLAVVYVFYGWFWTHGGQSLGMKTWGVRVERFDGGRLGWGDALKRYLWALVSWALLGGGFLLSLVRADRLALHDLYSGTRLVYIRAGRKPAGDRSGDDDDHG
- a CDS encoding valine--tRNA ligase produces the protein MEKTYDPHAIEQHWYQTWEQAGHFAPKGEGQPYCIMIPPPNVTGTLHMGHAFQDTIMDALIRYHRMKGDNTLWQAGTDHAGIATQMVVERQLAAAGQTRHDLGREAFLDRVWDWKEESGGHITRQLRRMGASLDWSRERFTMDAGLSRAVTEVFVRLHEEGLIYRGKRLVNWDPVLHTAISDLEVVSEEENGHMWHMRYPLADGSGHLVVATTRPETMLGDSAVAVHPEDERYKSLIGRMIRLPLTGREIPIVGDDYVDPEFGTGCVKITPAHDFNDYAVGQRHDLPQINIFTIDAKINDNAPEAYRGLDRYDARRQIVADLEAAGLLEKVVDHKLMVPRGDRSGAVIEPYLTDQWFVDLTREQQDDGRPGGRAAITRPAIDAVRGGRIRFVPENWDKTYYNWLENIEDWCISRQLWWGHRIPAWYDANGQVYVAHDETEARAKYGLADDVVLTQDEDVLDTWFSSALWPFSTLGWPDNTDELKAFYPTSVLVTGFDIIFFWVARMIMMGLKFMDDVPFHEIYVHGLVRDAEGQKMSKSKGNVLDPIDLIDGIALDDLIAKRTSGLMQPQMADKIRKSTKKQFPDGIPAFGTDALRFTFASLASTGRDIRFDLNRIEGYRNFCNKLWNAARYVLMQTEGKDDVQGGTSATGDRTSGAATGIEGEVELSLADRWITSLLQQTEAEVRDHIEHYRFDLAAKALYEFTWHEYCDWYLELSKPVLFDEHTPAAAQRGTRRTLVRVLETLLRLMHPIMPYITEEIWQQIAPLAGSRGDTIQLQPYPEADEGKVDPQAMQDIEWVKTFILGMRRIRAEMDIPPGKPLPVLLQDWTEADKARFTANAPFINFLARPEGVEWLAADAEAPESATALVGKMKILIPLAGLVDKDAELARLDKEIGKIQSNLEKTEAKLANPNFADKAPAEVVQKERDRQAEMRTALEQLEAQREKIRAL
- a CDS encoding nodulation protein NfeD, which produces MGRGWRRLVFLTLFAVGGLLAVQAQTPRPAVVLDIKGAIGPATADYVVRGIERAEERDAAVVVLRMDTPGGLDTSMRQMIKAILGSRVPVATYVYPSGSRAASAGTYILYASHVAAMAPATNLGSATPVQIGGMPGMPEEPKSPAGPASPEQSGEEDKPAAGEESKAPKPGDGSTAMERKVINDAAAYIRGLAERRGRNAEWAERAVREAVNLTAEEAAAQNVIDLVAEDLSDLLQQMHGRTVKMEIGGITLDTANAPVEFVEPDWRYELLSIITDPNIAYILMMIGIYGLIFELSNPGYVLPGVVGAICLVLALYAFQVLPINYAGLALILLGIIFMVGEAFMPSFGALGLGGVIAFAVGSVILLDEENLSVSLPLIGGTALLSAVFFLWVAGMFIRMRRKKYVSGAEEMIGAQGEALEDFDRSGHIRVHSELWTGVSEQPVRKGQRVEVLSMDGLKLNIKVLEDN
- a CDS encoding DUF2173 family protein translates to MGLPGAMAAFEYSDKGELVASKIASGADLNEQVLDMLSHVCVANVSIATMQARGWEGLTGMKGFYPIGGFTLMGVDWSAVARGTQGVVLKNSDADYQAAYDALA
- a CDS encoding DUF2173 family protein; this translates as MIKRMLALDGVQVVVHFRDDGQFVEGYGGLPEEHMVRLARFAHEYKRLTQGNADQLSMFTQRRGWTPPKGWIVHGQAMSVCSVGNLACVIDHTGNLNEIMKELEEASSY
- a CDS encoding leucyl aminopeptidase, producing MEFAIKSGTPEKQRSACVIVGVFQSKRLSTAAKAIDQASEGMIGALMRRGDLTGDLGQTLWLYNLPNTLCDRVLVVGCGREREFDEKALQKATVAAVRAVNASGATEAVSYLTELAVKGADSAWKIRQTVIHTEDALYRFDQLKSEKKPEAKRPLKKIVLNVPTRRELMKGEQAAREGMAIAAGMKRAKDLANLPGNICTPTYLAEEAQRLKKTFRKLKVEVLEETDMEKLGMGALLSVSKGSEQPAKLITMDYRGGDKNARPVVLVGKGITFDTGGISIKPGAAMDEMKFDMGGAASVFGVITAVCELQLPINIVGVVAAAENMPDGRASKPGDIVTTMSGQTVEILNTDAEGRLVLCDALTSVEKYHPAAVVDIATLTGACIIALGHVASAVLGNHSPLVNDLLTAGKDAVDPAWELPLWDDYQEQLDSNFADMANIGGRPAGSITAACFLSRFAKKYHWAHMDIAGTAWKSGKDKGATGRPVPLLMSWLLKRAH
- a CDS encoding molybdopterin molybdotransferase MoeA; the protein is MNHGCDEYDPNSLTVEQAQALIDRIVEPVSGRERVFLRAALDRVLATDVTAPFDVPPHRNSAMDGYAVRSADLPAEGEARLAVIGGSFAGRPFAGELAAGQAVRIMTGAVVPTGADTVVMQENVQRQGDTIILAPGQRAGDNVRHPGEDMQAGEVVLEAGRRLNAADIGLLASFGIAEIDVHRRPVVAFFSTGDELKGIGSRLGEGDIYDSNRYTLHALLERLPVIIRDMGVIPDDPAAVRAAFAEAAAHADVVITSGGVSVGDADYVKQTLDALGKVDFWKIAMKPGRPLAFGRLGEAVFFGLPGNPVSVMATFILFARPALLKRAGAIPVPPLMLKARTQNRLKKRPGRKDYQRGILAQADDGTLAVDTTGLQGSHVLSSMSRANCFIALPRESGDVEAGEWVEVIPFAGLF
- the mobB gene encoding molybdopterin-guanine dinucleotide biosynthesis protein B; protein product: MTDRPIQARIPVLGFAAYSGTGKTTLLTQLIPLLRERGLRIAMIKRAHHAFDVDQPGKDSYELRKAGAAQMLITSDVRWALMTDLDSPREPQLAELVARIDQDRADLILVEGFKHEAFPKIELHRREVGKPLLYPADSDIIAIATDAPEMLDTGLPLLSINDPAGVADFIMNHLRKGPAA
- the mobA gene encoding molybdenum cofactor guanylyltransferase translates to MTTHALTALILTGGQGSRLGGRDKGLVVYDGRRLIDIALAHLDGRCDEILISANRHLDIYGQTGRRVVADTRADYPGPLAGIEAALAVVTTPLLLLLPVDCPHPPQDWPSRLSAALEATPAAGLAVPQDGERLQPLFALLRTRIAPSLTRFLDAGERRVQAWVREQAPVTVDFSDQPDVFTNINTPQDLAGHD
- a CDS encoding DUF2173 family protein, with product MSVVSELMHLPGVIAAGEYSYRGDRYSYEGKLDEEMARMASIMCRATSMGVHMEGGILGDYCENCGLVPVKGWAVKGPHFAVCVMANVFCFLDAQAGSLNEAMRTLQRNLADAPDNLI
- a CDS encoding DNA polymerase III subunit chi, with the translated sequence MTRVDFYILGDDARAGRHLTACRLAEKAWGMGHRVHLHAASAEEAVMLDELLWTFRDGSFLPHERVTEAGADCPVTLSECWEPTGECEVLINLAPEVPGFFSRFERVAEIIDRDEAARRLGRERFRFYRDRGYPLATHELDR